From the Mycobacterium sp. 155 genome, the window ATGGTGTCATGAGTCGGGCCAGGTCACCGGCCACATCGTGATCGGCCTCCGGCGGTATGGAGATGTAACTCATCGCCAATCGCACGATCGCGCGCGCAAGCACCCCGGCGTCCTCGTCACTCGCCTTCATCCAGCTGTTCTGGAAGATCCCGGTCAGCCGGTCCGAGCACCGGCCGATGATGGGTCCGCTGCCGGTGGTGATGATTTGCAGCAGGTCGGGTTTGGCCGCCCCGGTGAGCAATGAGATCACCAGCGGGTCCGCAGCCGAGTCGACGAAGAACGTCCGGAAGCCTTCCAGAAATGCCTCGTATACCTGGCCTACGTTGTGGTTGATCGCGTGGTC encodes:
- a CDS encoding TetR family transcriptional regulator, whose translation is MSRPRDKQRIPYAEASRVVLRDSILDGMRDLLMTRDWSAITLSHVAQAAGISRQTIYNEFGSRQGLAEGYAMRLADRLADAVDHAINHNVGQVYEAFLEGFRTFFVDSAADPLVISLLTGAAKPDLLQIITTGSGPIIGRCSDRLTGIFQNSWMKASDEDAGVLARAIVRLAMSYISIPPEADHDVAGDLARLMTPFAERYGVIDTV